A genomic stretch from Chitinophagaceae bacterium includes:
- the fabD gene encoding ACP S-malonyltransferase, producing the protein MKHAFVFPGQGSQFSGMGKNLYEGSASAQRLFEQANEILGFRISDIMFTGTDEDLRQTNVTQPAVFLHSVVAYRTIDPSMYSGAKPDMVAGHSLGEFSALVANGVLSFEDALQLVSVRAQAMQKACELNPSTMAAVLALAEDKVEEVCKQVQDETGEIVVPANYNCPGQLVISGSLKGIDIACERMKAAGAKRALVLPVGGAFHSPLMEPAREELKAKIESTSFYTAQCAIYQNVVAKAVLDKDEIKQNLIDQLTGAVRWTQSVQAMIADGASKFTEVGPGKVLQGLVQKINKEMLVDGVN; encoded by the coding sequence ATGAAACATGCATTTGTATTTCCGGGGCAGGGATCACAGTTCAGCGGAATGGGAAAAAACTTATATGAAGGAAGTGCGTCGGCTCAACGATTGTTTGAACAGGCGAATGAAATATTGGGGTTCCGGATATCAGATATCATGTTCACCGGAACAGACGAGGATTTAAGACAGACAAATGTTACACAACCGGCTGTGTTTTTACATTCGGTGGTTGCTTATAGAACAATTGATCCTTCGATGTACTCAGGAGCAAAACCCGACATGGTTGCCGGTCATTCACTGGGAGAATTCAGTGCATTAGTGGCGAATGGTGTATTAAGTTTCGAAGACGCTTTGCAACTGGTAAGTGTGCGTGCACAGGCCATGCAGAAAGCATGTGAATTAAATCCTTCAACTATGGCAGCTGTATTGGCTTTGGCTGAAGATAAAGTAGAAGAGGTTTGCAAACAGGTGCAGGATGAAACAGGCGAAATAGTTGTACCGGCTAATTACAACTGCCCCGGACAACTCGTTATCAGCGGTTCTTTAAAAGGAATTGATATTGCCTGCGAACGCATGAAAGCTGCCGGTGCAAAAAGAGCATTGGTGCTGCCGGTTGGAGGAGCATTTCATAGTCCGTTGATGGAACCTGCACGTGAAGAGTTGAAAGCAAAAATTGAAAGCACCAGTTTCTATACTGCTCAATGTGCCATTTATCAGAATGTAGTTGCGAAAGCTGTGCTGGATAAAGATGAGATCAAACAAAATTTAATTGATCAGTTAACCGGCGCTGTTCGCTGGACACAAAGTGTGCAGGCGATGATTGCCGATGGTGCAAGCAAGTTTACTGAAGTTGGTCCGGGTAAAGTGTTGCAGGGATTGGTGCAGAAGATCAATAAAGAAATGCTGGTGGATGGGGTGAATTAA
- the folE gene encoding GTP cyclohydrolase I FolE, translating into MAYKKTEQYEENITSGLIENYKNALSLLGEDAEREGLQKTPERMAKAMQYLTQGYQMDAKAILDSARFHEEVSEMIIVKDIELYSMCEHHMLPFFGKAHIAYIPNGVITGLSKIARVVDVYARRLQVQERLTTQILEAIKDSLNPMGVAVVIEAQHLCMMMRGVQKQNSVTTTSAFSGEFQKDSTRSEFMKLISGKFH; encoded by the coding sequence ATGGCTTATAAAAAAACAGAGCAGTACGAAGAGAATATTACTTCAGGACTGATTGAAAATTACAAGAATGCATTGAGCTTATTAGGTGAAGATGCAGAACGTGAAGGTTTGCAGAAAACACCTGAGCGAATGGCAAAGGCTATGCAGTATCTTACTCAGGGATACCAGATGGATGCAAAAGCAATTCTTGATAGTGCCAGGTTTCATGAAGAAGTAAGTGAGATGATTATTGTAAAAGATATTGAGCTGTACAGTATGTGCGAACATCATATGCTGCCTTTTTTTGGAAAGGCACATATTGCCTATATTCCGAATGGAGTGATTACAGGCTTAAGTAAAATTGCAAGGGTAGTGGATGTGTATGCAAGGCGTTTACAAGTGCAGGAAAGACTGACTACACAAATACTTGAAGCCATTAAAGATTCCCTTAACCCGATGGGTGTTGCAGTGGTTATTGAAGCGCAGCATTTATGTATGATGATGCGTGGCGTGCAAAAGCAAAATTCTGTTACCACCACTTCCGCTTTTTCAGGTGAATTTCAGAAAGACTCGACGAGAAGTGAGTTTATGAAGCTGATCTCCGGGAAATTTCATTAA
- a CDS encoding 6-carboxytetrahydropterin synthase, producing MVYLTRLEHFNAAHKLFNPTWSKEKNDAVFGICANENWHGHNFDLFVTIKGKVNEDTGFLFDVKKLSNLMKIHVIEKLDHKNLNMDVDFMRDKMCSTENLAVGIWKQLVPHLPEGVILHCVKLYETPRIYVEYYGE from the coding sequence ATGGTTTACTTAACAAGACTTGAACATTTTAATGCGGCTCATAAACTCTTCAATCCGACCTGGAGTAAGGAAAAGAATGATGCTGTTTTCGGAATCTGTGCCAACGAAAACTGGCATGGACACAATTTTGATCTCTTTGTCACCATTAAAGGAAAGGTAAATGAAGACACTGGCTTTTTATTTGATGTAAAAAAGCTGAGTAACCTGATGAAGATTCATGTGATTGAAAAGCTCGATCACAAGAACCTGAATATGGATGTTGATTTTATGCGTGATAAAATGTGCTCTACAGAAAACCTCGCTGTTGGTATCTGGAAGCAGCTGGTTCCTCATTTGCCTGAAGGAGTGATTTTACATTGTGTGAAGCTCTACGAAACTCCCCGCATTTATGTAGAATATTACGGAGAGTAA
- the mqnB gene encoding futalosine hydrolase, translating into MNCLVVSATILEIKPFIEHCRISDKLNYIDLELDFLITGVGSINTTYALMKHLQVKKPDVIIMAGIAGAMSKKLNLGDVVVIKEEALADLGVQEKDGYKDVFDLKLLASNKFPFTKKKLVNSFSTLMERTLLPTVNSITVNQITSSKKTAELYSKKYKAAIENMEGAALHLVCIKENIPFVQIRSISNYVGERNKKKWELKEAVENLNKNLIRLIESL; encoded by the coding sequence ATGAACTGCCTTGTAGTATCCGCCACCATTCTTGAAATAAAGCCATTTATTGAACATTGCCGCATCAGTGATAAGCTCAATTATATTGATCTGGAACTTGATTTCCTCATCACAGGAGTCGGCTCAATTAATACAACTTATGCGTTGATGAAACACCTGCAGGTAAAAAAACCAGATGTAATTATTATGGCAGGTATTGCCGGGGCAATGTCAAAAAAATTGAACCTGGGTGATGTAGTTGTAATTAAGGAAGAAGCATTAGCCGATCTGGGTGTGCAGGAAAAGGACGGTTACAAAGATGTGTTTGATCTGAAGTTACTTGCCTCAAATAAATTCCCTTTCACTAAAAAGAAATTGGTTAACTCTTTTTCAACATTGATGGAGCGTACTTTATTACCAACAGTAAATTCCATCACTGTTAACCAGATCACCAGTTCAAAGAAAACTGCCGAACTTTACAGTAAGAAATACAAAGCTGCCATTGAAAATATGGAAGGAGCTGCTTTGCATTTGGTTTGTATAAAAGAAAATATTCCGTTTGTACAGATAAGAAGTATTTCTAATTATGTGGGTGAACGGAATAAAAAGAAATGGGAACTGAAAGAAGCAGTTGAGAATCTGAACAAAAATCTCATCAGGCTGATTGAAAGTTTATAA
- a CDS encoding 1,4-dihydroxy-6-naphthoate synthase, translated as MKLTLGFSPCPNDTFIFDALVNHKIDTKGFEFDVQLEEVQTLNEWALQGKFDISKISYGVYPLITDHYHLLKSGGALGKGVGPLLIAKTKDENWKSNIENYSIAVPGKNTTAHFLFTQAFPTAKNKKFLVFHEIEEAVLSGKVDAGVIIHENRFTYQQKGLVKLIDLGEYWEQTTGYPIPLGGIVTHQRIDASTQDKIEQLIRKSLEYAFEHYPTVTDYVKQYSQEMSEDVMRQHIDLYVNNYSLDLGEDGMKAVEQIMKIAALH; from the coding sequence ATGAAATTGACTCTTGGCTTTTCACCATGTCCTAACGATACATTCATTTTTGATGCCCTGGTGAATCATAAAATAGATACAAAAGGTTTTGAATTTGATGTACAGCTGGAAGAGGTGCAAACCCTGAATGAATGGGCTTTACAGGGCAAATTCGATATTTCAAAAATCAGCTATGGAGTTTATCCGTTGATTACAGATCATTATCATTTATTGAAAAGCGGCGGTGCATTAGGCAAAGGAGTCGGGCCATTGCTGATTGCAAAAACAAAAGATGAAAACTGGAAATCAAACATTGAAAATTATTCCATCGCCGTTCCGGGTAAAAACACAACTGCTCATTTTTTATTTACACAGGCATTTCCGACTGCGAAGAATAAAAAGTTTTTAGTATTTCATGAAATTGAAGAAGCCGTCTTGAGTGGAAAAGTTGATGCAGGTGTTATCATTCATGAAAACCGTTTTACCTATCAGCAAAAAGGATTGGTAAAGCTGATTGATCTTGGTGAATACTGGGAACAAACAACAGGCTATCCAATTCCATTGGGAGGTATTGTTACTCATCAACGGATCGATGCATCAACTCAAGATAAGATTGAACAGCTCATTCGTAAAAGCCTGGAGTATGCATTTGAACATTATCCCACTGTAACTGATTATGTAAAACAGTATTCACAGGAAATGAGTGAAGATGTGATGCGTCAGCATATTGATCTGTATGTAAACAATTATTCACTTGATCTCGGCGAAGATGGGATGAAAGCTGTTGAACAGATAATGAAGATTGCAGCTCTTCATTAA
- a CDS encoding aminotransferase class IV, producing MELSFNLNGKVFSGEENVIHPDSRAFRYGEGLFETIRLHNNDLPLWNEHWSRLIHSLPQLYFTVPVHFTKEMLKKEVLSLSAKNKCRDAARVRIKVFKGEGGLWESPTTPFNYLVQCWPLEKKEFSMNENGLDIGLFDDGWKSCDAFSNLKSNNYLLYAMAAQHAKQQKWNEALILNQHKRICDATIANVFFTKDEIVHTPHLKEGCVAGVMRSYLLQELQKSGIKTEEGDYTVTDILHADEVFLSNAMYGVRWVKSFGNKTYTCQQTARIFQQHISPLFK from the coding sequence ATGGAACTGAGTTTTAATCTTAATGGCAAAGTTTTCAGCGGTGAGGAGAACGTAATTCATCCTGATAGCCGGGCTTTCAGGTATGGAGAAGGTTTGTTTGAAACCATACGTTTGCACAATAATGATCTGCCTTTGTGGAATGAACATTGGAGCCGTTTGATTCACTCCCTTCCTCAACTTTATTTTACAGTGCCTGTGCATTTCACAAAAGAGATGCTGAAAAAGGAAGTGCTTTCGCTGTCAGCAAAGAATAAATGCAGAGATGCCGCCAGGGTTCGTATTAAAGTATTTAAAGGTGAGGGTGGTTTGTGGGAAAGCCCAACAACTCCATTCAACTACCTTGTTCAATGCTGGCCTTTAGAAAAGAAGGAATTTTCAATGAATGAGAATGGGCTGGATATTGGTTTGTTTGATGACGGGTGGAAATCATGTGATGCCTTTTCTAATCTGAAAAGCAATAACTATTTACTGTATGCAATGGCAGCGCAGCATGCAAAGCAACAAAAATGGAATGAAGCATTGATCCTGAATCAACACAAACGGATCTGTGATGCAACCATTGCCAATGTGTTTTTTACAAAAGACGAGATTGTGCATACGCCTCATTTAAAAGAAGGCTGTGTTGCAGGTGTAATGCGGAGTTATTTGCTTCAGGAATTACAGAAGTCAGGAATTAAAACTGAAGAAGGAGATTATACAGTAACAGACATCTTACATGCGGATGAAGTTTTTCTCAGCAATGCAATGTATGGGGTCAGATGGGTGAAATCATTTGGCAATAAGACGTATACCTGTCAACAAACTGCCAGAATCTTTCAACAGCATATTTCTCCTCTTTTTAAGTAA
- a CDS encoding response regulator transcription factor, producing the protein MKTVKPNEQSTDIIKVAITDDHVLYRAGVKNAMGMKKDIQVIFEADNGMHLLNMLKSIQPDVILLDVQMPIMDGIATLPEVKRLYPDIKIIMLTMHDEHTMITKLMELGANSYLTKNSDSEVIYEAIKTCYEQEYFFNTLTNKALIDGLKMKRQGDSVMGHDVKLNEKETTILRLMCEEKSTKEIADLVDLSPRTVEAIRDKLKSKIGARSTAGLILYAVKNHIIEG; encoded by the coding sequence ATGAAAACCGTGAAACCAAACGAACAATCCACAGATATCATCAAAGTTGCCATTACTGACGACCATGTACTTTACCGTGCAGGGGTTAAGAATGCAATGGGTATGAAAAAAGATATTCAGGTAATTTTTGAGGCAGATAATGGAATGCACCTCTTAAACATGCTTAAGTCCATTCAGCCTGATGTAATTTTACTTGATGTGCAAATGCCCATCATGGACGGAATTGCCACTCTGCCTGAAGTAAAGCGGCTTTACCCGGATATCAAAATTATCATGCTTACGATGCATGATGAGCATACCATGATCACTAAGCTGATGGAGCTGGGAGCAAATTCCTACCTCACCAAAAACTCAGACAGTGAAGTGATTTACGAAGCAATTAAGACTTGTTACGAACAGGAATATTTCTTCAACACACTTACCAATAAAGCTTTAATTGACGGCTTGAAAATGAAACGTCAGGGTGATTCTGTAATGGGTCATGATGTGAAGCTGAATGAAAAGGAGACAACCATTCTCCGGTTGATGTGTGAAGAAAAGAGTACAAAAGAAATTGCAGATTTAGTTGATCTCAGTCCCCGTACTGTTGAAGCCATCCGTGATAAACTCAAATCAAAGATCGGTGCACGTTCAACTGCAGGATTAATTCTCTATGCTGTAAAAAATCATATAATCGAAGGATAA
- a CDS encoding response regulator transcription factor: protein MSVDSQIKFAIADDHKIFRDGIKMALGGRPHLKLIWEAEDGKDLMHKLAIKKPDILLMDIRMPELDGINALQLIRKEYEEVKIVVLSMYDDQQMVSKMMEMGANAYLTKTTDPNEIYEAILTCMNEDFYFNELVNQAVLLKLNYKRTVKQHYPNTTKFSEKELQILKLLSEDKTTEEISKEVFLSPRTIETIRQNMKNKVGSKTIAGLIVYGMRNRLIE, encoded by the coding sequence ATGTCTGTTGATTCTCAAATTAAGTTCGCAATTGCAGACGATCACAAAATTTTCCGTGACGGTATTAAAATGGCCCTCGGCGGAAGACCTCATCTCAAATTAATATGGGAAGCTGAAGATGGTAAGGATTTGATGCATAAACTTGCTATTAAAAAGCCCGATATTTTACTGATGGACATTCGGATGCCCGAACTGGATGGCATCAATGCCCTGCAACTGATCCGTAAAGAATACGAAGAAGTAAAGATTGTTGTGCTGAGTATGTACGATGATCAGCAAATGGTGAGCAAAATGATGGAAATGGGAGCCAATGCCTATCTCACCAAAACAACCGATCCCAACGAAATTTATGAGGCCATCCTCACCTGCATGAATGAAGATTTCTATTTCAACGAACTGGTGAACCAGGCTGTATTGTTGAAACTGAACTACAAAAGAACGGTAAAACAGCACTATCCCAATACCACCAAATTTTCTGAAAAAGAGCTCCAGATATTGAAATTGCTGTCTGAAGACAAAACAACAGAGGAAATATCAAAAGAAGTTTTTCTGAGCCCACGTACCATTGAAACAATCAGGCAAAACATGAAAAACAAGGTGGGGTCAAAGACAATTGCGGGGCTGATTGTGTATGGAATGAGGAATCGGCTGATTGAGTGA
- a CDS encoding GLPGLI family protein produces the protein MNQLILLCHFVVAINTLDAQVSYLEVEYSFTLNKPEGGSLTFFKKLKDNGKASVFLSKDTAVLGSDIIFLNKTKSLGLYINKVTNKLYQYEPIFNKDFYIIDDSITDKFQWIIYDTIQKTILGYNCKLATCEFRGREYKAYYCESLPFYSGPWKLTGLPGTILEAATKDGMYKYEAYKVSVNLKPEIINNPYSNDKIKFLTFIEHKKLFLKNYLISNEKYNQKKKMRTSLILLRITQLNC, from the coding sequence ATGAATCAACTAATTTTACTATGCCATTTTGTAGTAGCCATCAACACTCTCGATGCCCAGGTAAGCTATTTAGAAGTAGAATATAGCTTTACTTTAAACAAACCAGAGGGTGGCTCCTTGACCTTTTTTAAAAAATTAAAAGACAACGGAAAGGCAAGCGTGTTTTTAAGTAAGGATACGGCAGTATTAGGATCTGACATTATATTTTTAAATAAAACCAAAAGCTTGGGCTTATATATAAATAAAGTAACCAATAAACTATACCAATACGAGCCTATCTTTAACAAAGATTTTTACATTATAGATGATAGCATTACTGATAAATTTCAATGGATTATATATGATACAATCCAAAAGACAATACTTGGCTATAACTGCAAATTAGCTACATGTGAGTTCAGGGGGCGTGAATACAAAGCTTATTACTGTGAAAGCCTACCATTCTATAGCGGCCCATGGAAGTTAACCGGATTACCAGGAACTATTTTAGAAGCAGCAACTAAAGATGGGATGTATAAATACGAAGCCTATAAAGTCTCTGTTAATTTAAAGCCTGAAATTATAAATAACCCGTATAGTAATGATAAAATCAAGTTTTTAACATTTATCGAACATAAGAAGCTCTTTCTAAAAAACTATCTGATCAGCAACGAAAAGTACAATCAGAAGAAAAAGATGAGGACGTCACTTATTCTTTTAAGGATAACTCAATTGAATTGCTAA
- a CDS encoding response regulator transcription factor, which translates to MTDEQQKIKVLIADDHILLRNALAGLIDQFQTCAVIFQACNGLEVMRCLKSGNIPDIILLDLNMPEMDGFETAEQLQLQFPAVKVMAVTMYDSELSLIRLLQFGVKGFLRKDIQPTELKTAIETLYRDGYYHSNYLGSKLSGLFIKGKDNKRKIDEALLQEHELLFLRYTSTDKTYKEIALEMDLSPRAIDSLRDQLFVKLDVKSRVGLAIYAVKNGIVRF; encoded by the coding sequence ATGACAGATGAACAACAGAAAATAAAAGTACTTATAGCAGACGACCATATACTGCTTCGTAATGCACTTGCCGGCTTAATTGATCAATTTCAGACATGTGCTGTGATTTTTCAGGCCTGTAACGGATTGGAAGTAATGCGATGTCTTAAAAGCGGTAATATCCCTGATATCATCCTGCTTGATTTAAATATGCCCGAAATGGATGGGTTTGAAACAGCAGAGCAATTGCAGCTTCAATTCCCTGCTGTAAAAGTGATGGCCGTAACTATGTATGATTCTGAGCTTTCTCTGATCCGTTTATTGCAGTTTGGGGTTAAGGGATTTTTGCGAAAAGATATTCAGCCGACAGAACTGAAAACTGCCATTGAAACATTGTACAGGGATGGGTATTATCATTCCAATTATCTTGGTAGCAAACTTTCCGGGTTGTTTATAAAGGGAAAGGACAATAAACGCAAAATTGACGAAGCCCTTTTACAGGAACACGAATTGCTTTTTCTTCGGTATACCTCAACAGATAAAACCTATAAGGAGATTGCCCTGGAAATGGACCTAAGTCCCCGTGCTATTGATAGTTTAAGAGACCAGCTTTTTGTAAAATTAGATGTTAAAAGCAGGGTGGGACTGGCAATCTATGCTGTCAAAAATGGAATTGTAAGATTTTAA
- a CDS encoding response regulator transcription factor has product MSQIKVAIAYDHQIFRKGVILSLRSYTNIKFVLEAENGEELLAGLAEAQPDVILMDLRMPGKDGIETTKAVSKQFPHMHVLVLTMYEDERFVTHLMENGANGYLLKSSDPAEIKKAILEVYTKGYYLNNFVNRILLKKSHTKAKAIPTLNSEIQISDKEKQVIRLLCMEYTAQEIAKEMEISPRTVEAIKDRLMERFGVKNSVGLVFFAMKNSLID; this is encoded by the coding sequence ATGAGCCAGATAAAAGTAGCAATAGCATATGACCACCAGATATTCAGGAAAGGTGTTATCCTTTCCCTAAGGTCGTACACCAACATCAAGTTTGTACTGGAAGCCGAAAACGGAGAGGAGTTACTGGCAGGTTTAGCTGAGGCACAGCCAGACGTCATTCTGATGGATCTCCGGATGCCTGGGAAAGATGGCATTGAGACCACCAAGGCTGTGAGTAAACAGTTTCCACATATGCATGTGCTGGTACTTACCATGTATGAAGACGAACGCTTTGTAACTCACCTGATGGAGAACGGGGCAAATGGTTACCTGCTCAAAAGCTCTGACCCTGCAGAAATAAAAAAAGCAATTCTTGAAGTATATACAAAGGGTTATTATCTCAACAACTTTGTAAACCGCATTCTGCTTAAAAAATCGCATACCAAAGCAAAGGCAATTCCAACTCTTAACAGCGAAATTCAGATTTCAGACAAAGAAAAGCAGGTGATCAGGCTTTTGTGTATGGAGTATACTGCCCAGGAAATTGCGAAAGAAATGGAAATAAGCCCCCGTACGGTTGAGGCAATTAAAGACCGTTTAATGGAACGTTTCGGAGTTAAGAATTCCGTAGGGCTTGTTTTCTTTGCTATGAAAAACTCATTGATTGATTAA
- a CDS encoding DUF4296 domain-containing protein, with the protein MISCSDKNNIPEGVLSPKKMQAVLTDILVADVLNNERILKDTSLKLPAEDASYFLRIFQLHNTTRNEFSRSYNFYLKRPDLLKVITDSVSSDISRRNQNLNKGTDSLKNRPNGNNFKKIARPYGRQQ; encoded by the coding sequence ATGATTTCCTGCTCCGATAAAAACAATATCCCTGAAGGAGTATTATCGCCCAAAAAGATGCAGGCAGTACTTACTGATATTCTGGTTGCTGATGTTTTGAACAATGAACGAATTCTGAAAGACACATCGTTAAAGTTACCTGCTGAAGATGCATCTTACTTTCTGAGGATATTTCAACTGCACAATACAACCAGGAATGAATTCAGCAGAAGTTATAATTTTTATTTAAAGCGTCCTGATTTGCTGAAAGTAATAACAGACTCCGTTTCTTCCGATATCAGCAGACGTAATCAAAATTTGAACAAAGGAACAGACTCACTTAAAAACAGACCTAATGGTAATAACTTCAAGAAAATTGCAAGACCTTATGGGCGTCAACAGTAG
- a CDS encoding DUF4835 family protein, producing the protein MIKSALILLFSIGLQFSHAQELNARVRVVDNQIPSTVDRKIFRTLESSLTNFLNNRKWTNDVFKPNEKINCQILINLREMTEPNVYAGSITIQAARPVYSTTYVSPLINFQDPNFDFKYIESQAMEFNENRISGNDPMVSNLTAVMAYYAYIILGFDYDSFSSKGGDPFFQKALNIVNNAPDATKISGWKSFENNNRNRYWLAENLMNNRYAVIHDVYINYYRKGLDVMYEDENMARSEIMNALIYLDNLNRENPNLMIIQFFMLGKADELINLFKKAGIPEKSKAVEILSRLDVSNSNKYKQELK; encoded by the coding sequence ATGATTAAATCTGCACTTATTTTATTGTTTTCAATAGGTCTTCAGTTCAGCCATGCACAGGAATTAAATGCCCGGGTAAGGGTCGTTGATAATCAAATACCTTCAACTGTCGACAGAAAAATTTTTCGCACACTCGAATCATCCCTCACCAATTTTCTGAATAACCGTAAATGGACAAATGATGTTTTCAAACCAAACGAAAAAATCAACTGCCAAATACTGATTAATTTAAGGGAAATGACAGAGCCAAATGTGTATGCCGGCAGCATTACCATTCAGGCAGCAAGACCTGTTTATTCAACAACTTATGTTTCGCCTTTAATTAATTTCCAGGATCCGAATTTTGACTTTAAGTATATCGAATCGCAGGCGATGGAATTCAATGAAAACCGCATTTCAGGAAATGATCCGATGGTTTCAAATCTTACAGCTGTTATGGCCTATTACGCATATATAATCCTGGGTTTCGATTATGACTCATTTTCATCAAAAGGCGGGGATCCATTTTTTCAAAAGGCATTAAACATTGTAAACAATGCTCCTGATGCAACTAAGATATCTGGATGGAAGTCATTTGAAAATAATAACCGGAACAGGTATTGGCTTGCAGAAAATCTCATGAACAACCGGTATGCTGTTATCCATGATGTATACATCAATTATTACCGCAAGGGTTTAGATGTGATGTATGAGGATGAGAATATGGCACGTTCTGAAATTATGAATGCGCTGATTTATCTTGATAATCTTAACAGGGAAAACCCGAACCTGATGATTATTCAGTTTTTTATGCTTGGTAAAGCTGATGAACTGATCAATTTGTTTAAGAAAGCCGGGATCCCGGAGAAATCAAAAGCGGTAGAAATTTTAAGCCGCCTGGATGTAAGTAATTCGAATAAGTATAAACAGGAGTTGAAATGA
- the coaBC gene encoding bifunctional phosphopantothenoylcysteine decarboxylase/phosphopantothenate--cysteine ligase CoaBC, producing the protein MKLKGKKIVLGITGSIAAYKSILLVRLFIKEGAEVKIVLTPAAKDFVSPLVLSTLSKNKVLVDLFDENSWANHVELGRWADLMLIAPLSCNTLAKFANGLCDNLLTAVYLSATCPVMVAPAMDEDMWKHASTRNNIDKIQSYGNVIIPVETGELASGLTGEGRMAEPEVIFEKIERFFLSSNDFAGIKVLITAGPTYEAIDPVRFIGNHSSGKMGIALAAELSGRGAEVVLVLGPSDQTINCRLSKLIRVKSAEEMYNACMNEFSSCAVAIMSAAVADYTPVEAAEQKIKKTETTFQIELKKTKDILGSLGTVKKAKQWVVGFALETNNEKEYAIGKMKAKNADMIVLNSLNDEGAGFGGNTNKINIFDKKGNEYSFSLKSKAEVATDIIETLKKVMND; encoded by the coding sequence ATGAAACTGAAAGGAAAGAAAATAGTATTGGGTATTACAGGAAGTATTGCTGCTTACAAATCAATACTTCTTGTACGTTTATTTATTAAAGAAGGTGCTGAGGTGAAGATAGTATTAACCCCTGCAGCAAAAGATTTTGTGTCTCCACTTGTTCTGTCAACTCTTTCGAAAAATAAAGTTTTAGTTGATTTGTTCGATGAAAACAGCTGGGCAAATCATGTTGAGCTTGGCCGCTGGGCTGACCTGATGCTGATAGCTCCTCTGAGTTGTAATACATTGGCAAAATTTGCAAATGGATTGTGCGATAATTTATTAACGGCCGTTTATCTCTCTGCAACATGCCCTGTAATGGTTGCACCCGCAATGGATGAGGATATGTGGAAACATGCATCAACAAGAAACAATATTGATAAGATACAGTCGTATGGAAATGTTATTATCCCGGTTGAAACCGGCGAGCTGGCAAGCGGGTTAACGGGTGAAGGAAGAATGGCAGAGCCGGAGGTTATCTTTGAAAAAATTGAGCGTTTTTTTTTGAGCAGTAATGATTTTGCCGGAATTAAAGTACTGATTACAGCTGGTCCAACTTATGAAGCAATTGACCCTGTCAGGTTTATTGGTAATCATTCAAGCGGGAAAATGGGAATTGCACTTGCAGCTGAATTGTCGGGGCGTGGTGCTGAAGTAGTCTTAGTTCTTGGACCATCTGATCAAACAATTAACTGCAGGCTTTCAAAGCTTATCAGAGTTAAAAGTGCAGAAGAAATGTATAACGCATGTATGAACGAATTCAGTTCATGTGCAGTTGCAATAATGTCAGCGGCTGTTGCAGATTACACACCGGTTGAAGCAGCAGAACAGAAGATTAAAAAGACAGAAACAACTTTTCAGATTGAACTGAAAAAAACAAAAGATATTTTAGGCAGTCTTGGAACTGTAAAAAAAGCGAAACAGTGGGTAGTTGGGTTTGCTTTGGAAACGAACAATGAAAAAGAGTATGCCATTGGAAAAATGAAAGCGAAAAATGCAGATATGATTGTATTGAACTCACTGAATGATGAAGGTGCAGGGTTTGGAGGGAATACGAATAAAATCAACATTTTTGATAAGAAAGGGAATGAATATTCGTTTTCACTAAAGAGTAAAGCTGAGGTGGCAACAGATATTATTGAAACACTAAAAAAGGTAATGAATGATTAA